The following coding sequences are from one Dreissena polymorpha isolate Duluth1 chromosome 8, UMN_Dpol_1.0, whole genome shotgun sequence window:
- the LOC127842606 gene encoding uncharacterized protein LOC127842606, whose translation MYKYQTQPITAANVCTQDPLVHQKSPNLQGSFSAERRSAVHEQSFQPMVIPRERNASFDYKAAMQALNEAKVSHDDPRLIRLIRDYYIEPPSLEPYNLTKPERLDPSSGQAPFIDSRLNFMEGGFYVECGALDGEESSNTLFFEKVRKWNGLLIEADPSNYQDMKSKHRKAFTINACLCIQPYPTMAKFQKALNMGRIVDNSEAKAWVVANRMKPDEVSVQCFPLYSLLLAMNQLEVDFFSLDVEGDELRVLQTIPFDKVDIKMMTIEYIHTVGKERGLKNFVEPKGYDSILQMSRWDWGVNDIIVRKKGLKHWP comes from the exons ATGTACAAATACCAGACGCAACCAATCACTGCCGCGAATGTTTGCACGCAAGACCCACTAGTCCATCAAAAGTCGCCGAATCTCCAGGGCTCATTTTCAGCGGAACGGCGTTCGGCGGTCCACGAACAGAGCTTTCAACCCATGGTAATTCCTCGAGAGAGAAACGCGTCTTTTGATTATAAGGCCGCTATGCAGGCGCTTAACGAGGCCAAGGTTAGTCATGATGACCCGCGATTGATTCGGCTGATTCGGGATTACTACATTGAGCCTCCGTCTCTGGAGCCATACAATCTTACTAAGCCGGAAAGGCTTGACCCTTCAAGCGGACAGGCGCCTTTCATCGACAGCAGGCTCAATTTTATG GAGGGAGGTTTCTACGTTGAATGTGGAGCTTTAGATGGCGAGGAAAGCTCAAACACTCTGTTCTTCGAAAAGGTCCGCAAATGGAACGGACTGTTGATTGAGGCCGATCCATCAAACTACCAGGATATGAAGTCCAAACATCGAAAAGCTTTCACTATCAATGCCTGCCTGTGTATTCAACCCTACCCGACCATG GCGAAGTTCCAGAAAGCGTTAAACATGGGCCGCATTGTAGACAACAGCGAAGCGAAAGCGTGGGTCGTTGCAAATAGGATGAAGCCGGACGAAGTATCCGTCCAGTGCTTCCCATTGTACTCATTGTTGCTAGCGATGAACCAGCTCGAGGTGGATTTCTTCAGCCTCGATGTCGAGGGGGACGAACTTCGCGTTTTGCAGACAATCCCTTTCGATAAGGTTGACATAAAAATGATGACGATCGAATACATACATACAGTGGGAAAAGAAAGAGGTCTTAAAAATTTCGTGGAACCAAAGGGCTACGATAGCATTCTGCAGATGTCGCGATGGGATTGGGGTGTTAATGACATCATTGTTAGAAAGAAGGGCCTTAAGCATTGGCCTTAA